From Shewanella psychrophila, a single genomic window includes:
- a CDS encoding glycosyl hydrolase family 18 protein, with the protein MSNLLTIHKRQFCQSVLAVSLALSTSTQVYAQEAAKNTDDHDKDIIGYITQWEPWKDTKAGFVAKGAANHLNVDMSQYTVLNFSFFGVAVDGSLHSGDFRNKNIYKQGTVQQPAELLMGDVYSSWDYFLIFGELLPSYSLTAEAEEQGFVLDGSGWKNTVYGTKGSMPIPVKKSGGAPGLIEKAHANGVKVMASIGGWSMCRHFPEMAADPTKRAKFMEGVDQLMALGFDGIDLDWEYPGPYSGMNFIGSEADYDNFLTLVQEIRDRIGADKLISAAFSADTRKLEGFNWEQLELVMDDFNMMSYDFNGGWSNIAGHNSPLYNYEGAEAPNFNWDYLTQWMLDKGIERSKINMGSAFYGRGVVTQDGAVLNGATKKRDVTIQPDGPISTSADYDNWKVEVYDGTPNYFFIKQQETSWTLHWDDEAKVPYMTKGNYFLSYDDEESIGLKAQYINDQALGGTIVWHVAGDQQCLGGTTTYGGKLVECGSLNPTLVNKLNNVFATGCSGCPTVRITSPNIGDVFSPGDDINFSVEASDADGEVTRVDYFNAGTKIGSSDISPFDFRWTEVAEGSYAITALAVDNQGNEKASSKVMVEVNEDHLKPEVTVSKPEAKVIQESLTELLLVARAEFSAGSITSVEFSVDGQLVDTLSSGGPNYQTTWLPSQYGTHQLIVTAQNNLGYQQSSSRDFQIVLCDAAAWDSSLVYTSQEVLYEGKLYQAKWWNQNQRPDTGDAWELVRDCAPDNSGSEPEISIIRPVDGTSVSQGDTIAITADALDSDGAVTQVEFFVAGNLIAASNTSPYQASWTADITDDVTLMVKVTDNAGLTNSSAVAIKVEAGSSSCSLPEWSASDIYTGGESVSYEGQEYQAKWWTTNEVPTASGEWGVWESLGSCQ; encoded by the coding sequence TGTCGATATGAGCCAGTATACGGTGCTGAATTTTTCATTCTTCGGGGTTGCCGTCGATGGCTCACTGCATTCGGGGGATTTTAGAAACAAGAATATCTACAAGCAAGGGACAGTGCAGCAACCTGCGGAGCTCTTGATGGGGGATGTGTATAGTAGCTGGGATTACTTCTTAATTTTTGGTGAGCTGTTACCCAGTTATAGCCTCACAGCGGAAGCCGAGGAGCAAGGCTTTGTGCTCGATGGCAGTGGTTGGAAAAATACCGTCTATGGCACTAAAGGCTCTATGCCGATCCCTGTTAAGAAGTCTGGCGGCGCACCAGGTTTAATTGAGAAAGCCCATGCCAATGGCGTTAAGGTGATGGCATCTATCGGTGGTTGGTCCATGTGTCGGCATTTTCCTGAGATGGCGGCCGATCCTACCAAGCGGGCCAAATTTATGGAGGGGGTCGATCAGCTGATGGCACTTGGCTTCGATGGTATCGATCTCGACTGGGAATATCCGGGTCCCTATTCAGGAATGAACTTCATCGGTAGTGAAGCCGACTATGATAATTTTCTGACTTTAGTACAGGAGATAAGAGACAGGATAGGCGCGGATAAACTCATTAGCGCCGCATTTTCTGCCGATACGCGAAAGTTAGAAGGGTTTAACTGGGAGCAACTCGAGCTGGTCATGGATGATTTCAACATGATGAGTTACGACTTTAATGGAGGTTGGTCAAATATTGCCGGTCATAACTCGCCTCTGTACAACTATGAAGGGGCTGAGGCACCAAACTTTAACTGGGACTACCTGACTCAGTGGATGCTGGATAAGGGCATCGAACGTTCAAAAATCAATATGGGCAGCGCCTTTTATGGCAGAGGTGTAGTGACCCAAGATGGTGCTGTGCTTAATGGCGCTACCAAGAAGCGGGATGTGACCATTCAACCAGATGGTCCCATTAGCACGTCTGCCGATTATGATAATTGGAAGGTGGAAGTCTACGACGGCACACCCAACTACTTCTTTATTAAGCAACAGGAAACGAGCTGGACTCTGCACTGGGATGATGAGGCTAAGGTGCCTTATATGACGAAGGGGAACTACTTCCTTAGCTATGACGATGAGGAGTCAATTGGGTTAAAGGCGCAGTACATTAACGATCAGGCTTTGGGCGGCACCATAGTGTGGCACGTGGCTGGCGATCAACAATGTTTAGGCGGCACGACCACCTATGGCGGTAAGCTAGTAGAGTGTGGATCCCTTAATCCTACCTTAGTCAATAAACTCAATAATGTATTTGCAACGGGCTGCAGCGGATGCCCGACAGTGCGGATCACATCACCCAATATTGGCGATGTGTTCTCTCCAGGGGATGATATTAACTTTTCCGTTGAAGCCAGTGATGCAGATGGTGAGGTCACTCGAGTCGATTACTTTAATGCTGGTACCAAGATAGGCAGCAGCGATATTTCACCCTTCGATTTTCGTTGGACAGAGGTTGCTGAGGGCAGTTACGCAATCACAGCACTAGCGGTAGATAATCAAGGTAATGAAAAGGCGTCTTCAAAAGTCATGGTTGAGGTGAATGAGGATCACCTCAAACCTGAAGTCACAGTATCTAAGCCTGAAGCGAAAGTGATACAGGAGTCACTTACCGAGCTATTGCTGGTGGCAAGAGCCGAATTTTCTGCCGGTTCTATCACATCCGTTGAGTTTTCCGTCGATGGTCAGCTGGTTGATACACTCAGCAGTGGTGGACCTAATTATCAAACCACTTGGCTTCCCAGCCAATATGGTACCCATCAACTCATTGTTACCGCGCAAAATAATTTAGGTTATCAGCAATCATCCAGTCGTGATTTTCAAATCGTACTGTGTGATGCGGCTGCTTGGGACTCAAGCTTAGTGTACACCTCACAAGAAGTACTCTACGAGGGTAAGCTATATCAGGCTAAATGGTGGAACCAAAATCAACGCCCCGATACTGGTGACGCCTGGGAATTAGTACGTGACTGTGCACCAGATAATAGTGGCAGTGAACCTGAGATTTCCATCATTCGTCCCGTCGATGGCACGAGTGTCAGTCAAGGCGATACCATTGCTATTACTGCCGATGCGCTCGACAGTGATGGCGCAGTGACTCAGGTGGAGTTTTTCGTTGCAGGTAATTTGATAGCGGCAAGTAATACATCCCCTTATCAGGCGAGTTGGACGGCTGACATTACCGACGATGTCACTCTGATGGTAAAAGTTACCGATAATGCTGGGTTAACCAATTCCAGCGCCGTGGCCATCAAGGTAGAAGCGGGGAGTAGTTCATGCAGTTTACCTGAGTGGTCAGCATCAGACATCTATACCGGTGGCGAGAGCGTGTCTTATGAAGGTCAAGAGTACCAGGCCAAATGGTGGACTACCAATGAAGTGCCTACCGCATCGGGTGAGTGGGGCGTATGGGAATCATTGGGGTCTTGCCAATAA
- a CDS encoding lytic polysaccharide monooxygenase, producing MKNSIQIIISLGLVMALLSFQFVQAHGFMENPKARQQFCVEAGGYWWPEDGSAIPNLACRAAFLAKGTKPFVQNNEFSVNVIDYHNIEAVKLAIPDGQLCAGGDIDKSGMDIASTYWQRSLITPDSEGNVTVTFDAHTPHNPSFWEFYLSSPSFDAASETLSWQKLDLIAEVGDVGVISLDGRNVYQITIPFPQDRLGAATLYTRWQREDSAGEGFYNCSDITIVSDTQPQEWTELDQYIINGLTANEGDEVWFRLFSSMGDELVFEKITVEQSNLAIEIWARQLSQQVLQHSSQLRVGIKSLGDEIVYSEDLALNKVWVKQPGLTFRLDIKAPSEPPKTCTLSLWSESGIYNSGDLVVHESLSYQAKWWTKNELPSASGEWGVWELLGVCQQ from the coding sequence ATGAAAAATTCAATTCAAATTATCATCAGTCTTGGCCTAGTCATGGCATTGTTAAGCTTTCAGTTCGTTCAAGCCCACGGCTTTATGGAAAACCCTAAGGCACGTCAGCAGTTCTGTGTCGAAGCGGGGGGCTATTGGTGGCCCGAAGATGGCTCGGCCATTCCTAACTTGGCTTGTCGGGCGGCATTTCTCGCCAAGGGCACTAAACCTTTCGTGCAAAATAATGAGTTTTCGGTCAATGTCATCGACTATCACAATATCGAAGCGGTAAAGCTGGCTATCCCAGATGGTCAGCTCTGCGCCGGTGGAGACATAGATAAATCCGGTATGGATATCGCTTCAACATACTGGCAGCGTAGTCTTATCACCCCGGATAGCGAGGGTAATGTGACAGTGACTTTCGATGCTCATACTCCCCACAACCCCAGTTTTTGGGAGTTTTACTTGTCCTCGCCTAGCTTCGATGCCGCCAGCGAAACTTTAAGTTGGCAAAAACTCGATCTTATCGCCGAGGTGGGCGATGTTGGCGTTATCAGTCTCGATGGTCGTAACGTGTACCAGATAACGATTCCCTTTCCTCAAGATCGTCTTGGTGCTGCGACCCTGTACACTCGATGGCAGCGTGAAGATTCAGCAGGTGAAGGTTTCTACAATTGCAGTGATATTACCATAGTAAGTGATACTCAACCCCAAGAGTGGACCGAGTTAGACCAATATATCATCAATGGTTTAACGGCTAATGAAGGCGATGAAGTCTGGTTCCGTCTATTTAGTTCCATGGGCGATGAGTTGGTGTTTGAGAAAATCACGGTGGAGCAGTCAAACCTGGCTATTGAGATATGGGCAAGGCAATTGTCGCAGCAGGTGTTGCAGCATTCATCGCAGCTACGGGTCGGGATCAAATCCCTGGGTGATGAAATTGTCTATTCAGAGGATCTCGCTCTTAATAAAGTCTGGGTTAAGCAGCCTGGTCTGACTTTTAGACTGGATATAAAAGCGCCTAGCGAGCCACCTAAAACATGCACCCTGTCTCTATGGAGTGAATCTGGGATCTATAACAGCGGTGATTTAGTGGTACATGAGTCACTCAGTTACCAAGCTAAGTGGTGGACTAAGAATGAACTCCCATCCGCATCGGGTGAGTGGGGCGTGTGGGAGCTATTGGGAGTGTGTCAGCAATGA
- a CDS encoding 3-deoxy-7-phosphoheptulonate synthase produces the protein MTIKTDELRTTLLCKAISPAKLASEFPLTQDAADYLVQQRREVEAILTGEDQRLLVIIGPCSIHDTTAAIDYAKRLAKLHQELKDDLCILMRVYFEKPRTTVGWKGLISDPDLDGSFNANKGLRLARQLLQEITELKLPIATEFLDMVNGQYIADLITWGAVGARTTESQIHREMASALSCPVGFKNGTNGNINIAIDAVRAAKEPHIFYSPDKDGAMAVYRTSGNPFGHIILRGGKQPNYHAEDVNAAAEQLQSVGVSHRMVVDFSHGNSQKKHAQQLIVADSIIKQMNEGSTAVAGIMAESFIEEGNQKVIPGEELVYGKSITDACLHWEDSEKLLRSLAKASRARMNKLS, from the coding sequence ATGACCATTAAAACAGACGAACTACGCACCACTTTATTATGTAAGGCAATTTCTCCCGCTAAATTAGCTTCTGAGTTCCCCTTAACACAAGATGCTGCCGATTACCTGGTTCAGCAGAGACGCGAAGTTGAAGCGATCCTCACAGGCGAAGACCAAAGATTATTAGTTATCATAGGTCCCTGCTCTATTCATGACACAACAGCAGCCATAGATTACGCCAAACGTTTAGCTAAATTACATCAAGAGCTAAAAGACGATCTCTGTATCCTGATGCGTGTCTATTTTGAAAAACCGCGCACCACAGTGGGTTGGAAAGGCCTAATCTCAGATCCTGATCTCGATGGCAGTTTCAATGCCAATAAAGGCTTACGACTCGCTCGTCAGCTATTGCAAGAGATCACAGAGCTTAAGTTACCTATCGCCACGGAGTTTCTCGATATGGTGAACGGGCAATATATTGCCGACCTGATCACTTGGGGGGCTGTAGGCGCACGTACTACCGAAAGCCAAATTCACCGTGAGATGGCATCGGCGCTGTCTTGTCCGGTAGGTTTTAAAAATGGCACCAACGGCAACATTAATATTGCCATCGATGCCGTACGCGCTGCTAAAGAGCCGCACATTTTCTATTCTCCCGATAAAGACGGCGCCATGGCAGTTTATCGCACTAGCGGTAACCCATTTGGCCACATCATCCTTCGTGGTGGTAAGCAACCTAACTATCACGCTGAAGACGTCAATGCCGCTGCAGAGCAGCTGCAAAGTGTAGGTGTTTCTCATCGTATGGTTGTCGACTTCAGCCATGGCAACAGCCAGAAGAAACATGCCCAGCAACTTATTGTCGCCGACAGCATCATCAAACAGATGAATGAAGGCTCGACGGCTGTCGCCGGTATCATGGCTGAAAGTTTCATCGAAGAGGGTAACCAGAAGGTTATCCCTGGAGAAGAATTGGTCTATGGCAAGAGCATCACAGATGCTTGTTTGCATTGGGAAGATTCAGAAAAACTGCTTCGCTCCCTCGCTAAGGCATCGAGAGCCAGAATGAATAAGCTTAGCTAA
- a CDS encoding pyruvate, water dikinase regulatory protein: MLRKVFYISDGTAITAEVFGHAVLSQFPVEFDALTIPFVETKSKAQTIKAQIDDCFITTGERPLVFHSIVKPEIRDIIFSSEGIDYDFLNTFVAPLEKQLGMKASPVVHRTHGKANEGYEARIEAINYTMDNDDGQTLKNIDKADLVLLGVSRCGKTPSSLYLSMQFGIKAANYPFVEDDMDNLKLPEELKRNKKKLFGLTIDPVRLHEIRQSRMENSRYSSLRQCRIEVKEVEMMYKRERIPYVNTTNHSVEEIATKILDVTGLERHMF, translated from the coding sequence ATGTTACGTAAAGTTTTTTATATCTCAGACGGTACCGCCATCACGGCAGAGGTGTTTGGCCATGCGGTTCTCTCACAATTTCCCGTTGAATTTGACGCACTTACAATTCCCTTCGTCGAAACGAAATCAAAAGCTCAAACTATTAAAGCGCAAATAGATGATTGTTTTATTACAACAGGTGAGCGTCCCTTAGTCTTCCATTCTATCGTCAAACCTGAGATACGAGACATCATCTTCAGCAGTGAAGGCATAGATTATGACTTTTTGAACACTTTTGTCGCTCCATTAGAGAAACAATTGGGAATGAAGGCCTCTCCCGTGGTTCATCGAACCCATGGCAAGGCAAATGAAGGCTACGAGGCGCGAATAGAAGCCATCAATTACACCATGGACAATGATGATGGTCAGACATTAAAGAACATAGATAAAGCAGACTTAGTACTATTAGGTGTATCTCGTTGTGGCAAAACTCCAAGCAGCCTCTACCTTTCAATGCAATTCGGTATCAAAGCTGCTAACTATCCCTTTGTCGAAGATGACATGGATAACCTTAAGCTTCCTGAAGAGCTCAAACGTAATAAGAAGAAACTATTCGGTCTAACCATAGATCCGGTTCGGCTACATGAGATACGCCAGAGTCGCATGGAAAACAGCCGTTACTCTTCATTGCGTCAGTGTCGCATCGAAGTTAAAGAGGTAGAGATGATGTACAAGCGCGAGCGTATCCCCTACGTCAACACCACCAATCACTCGGTAGAAGAGATAGCGACTAAGATCCTCGATGTCACCGGACTGGAACGTCATATGTTTTAA
- the ppsA gene encoding phosphoenolpyruvate synthase, with product MQQYVLWYQELGMGDVNKVGGKNASLGEMISNLANAGVQVPGGFATTSYAFNEFLEQSGLNQKIYDILDVLDVDDVNALATAGAQIRQWVIDTPFHPEFEQAVRDSYDKLSSETKDASFAVRSSATAEDMPDASFAGQQETFLNVKGYDAVLIAMKHVFASLFNDRAISYRVHQGYDHKGVALSAGVQRMVRSDTAASGVMFTMDTESGNNDVVFITSSFGLGEMVVQGAVNPDEFYVHKPILTAGHQAVVRRNIGSKLIQMVYSDDESHGKQVKIEDVVAEKRREFSINDDEVMELAKQAMVIEKHYGRPMDIEWAKDGNDGKLYIVQARPETVRSREDVQLIERYHLKTKGEVLCEGRAIGHKIGSGVAKVLASIEDMDQIKEGDVLVTDMTDPDWEPIMKRASAIITNRGGRTCHAAIIARELGVPAVVGCGDVTERIKTGQNITVSCSEGDTGFIYEGIQEFEVTSSRVDSMPDLPMKIMMNVGNPDRAFDFARLPNAGVGLARLEFIINRMIGIHPKALLEFNQQDAALQEEIHEMIAGYSSPVEFYIARLVEGMATIASAFYPKKVIIRMSDFKSNEYANLVGGDRYEPEEENPMLGFRGASRYISDSFRDCFALECEAIKRVRNEMGLTNVEIMIPFVRTLGEAAQVIELLKEEGLERGKDGLRVIMMCELPSNALLAEQFLEYFDGFSIGSNDLTQLTLGLDRDSGIISHLFDERNEAVKILLAMAIKAAKAKGAYVGICGQGPSDHADFAAWLVEQGIDTVSLNPDTVIDTWLYLGKENS from the coding sequence GTGCAGCAATATGTACTCTGGTATCAAGAATTAGGCATGGGTGACGTCAACAAGGTAGGCGGTAAGAATGCTTCTCTTGGAGAGATGATTAGCAACTTAGCTAATGCAGGCGTTCAAGTGCCTGGCGGTTTTGCCACCACCTCTTACGCGTTCAATGAGTTTCTTGAACAAAGCGGACTGAACCAGAAGATATACGACATTCTAGATGTTCTAGATGTAGATGACGTGAACGCACTCGCTACAGCCGGTGCACAGATCAGACAATGGGTGATAGATACCCCATTCCACCCCGAATTTGAGCAGGCCGTAAGAGATTCTTACGACAAGCTTTCCTCTGAAACTAAGGATGCGTCTTTCGCAGTTCGCTCTTCAGCGACTGCAGAAGATATGCCCGATGCATCATTTGCCGGTCAGCAAGAAACCTTCCTTAACGTTAAAGGTTATGACGCAGTTCTTATAGCGATGAAGCATGTATTTGCTTCCTTGTTCAACGATCGCGCTATCTCTTACCGCGTTCACCAAGGTTATGACCATAAAGGTGTCGCTCTGTCTGCTGGCGTGCAGCGCATGGTTCGCTCTGACACTGCAGCTTCCGGTGTTATGTTCACGATGGACACTGAGTCGGGCAACAATGATGTGGTATTTATTACCTCTTCATTCGGCCTGGGTGAAATGGTTGTACAAGGCGCGGTCAACCCAGATGAGTTTTATGTCCACAAGCCAATTTTAACCGCCGGCCACCAAGCGGTTGTTCGTCGCAACATCGGCAGCAAGCTGATTCAGATGGTGTATTCCGATGATGAGTCCCATGGCAAGCAAGTCAAGATTGAAGATGTTGTCGCTGAGAAGCGTCGCGAATTCTCAATCAATGACGACGAAGTCATGGAACTGGCTAAACAAGCCATGGTCATCGAAAAGCACTACGGACGTCCAATGGACATCGAGTGGGCTAAAGATGGCAATGACGGTAAGCTTTATATCGTTCAAGCTCGCCCAGAGACTGTGCGTTCTCGTGAAGATGTACAGTTGATTGAACGCTATCATCTTAAGACTAAGGGTGAGGTACTCTGTGAAGGCCGCGCCATCGGTCATAAGATAGGCAGTGGTGTGGCTAAGGTTCTGGCTTCAATTGAAGACATGGACCAGATTAAAGAGGGTGATGTACTGGTCACCGATATGACAGATCCCGATTGGGAGCCTATCATGAAACGCGCCAGCGCCATTATCACTAATCGTGGTGGTCGTACGTGCCATGCGGCAATTATCGCCCGTGAATTAGGTGTACCAGCTGTTGTAGGTTGTGGTGACGTGACCGAGCGCATCAAGACAGGTCAAAACATTACAGTTTCTTGCTCAGAGGGAGATACTGGTTTCATCTATGAAGGTATTCAGGAGTTTGAAGTCACTTCATCTCGTGTCGATTCTATGCCTGATCTTCCAATGAAGATCATGATGAACGTGGGTAACCCGGACAGAGCGTTCGATTTTGCACGCCTTCCTAATGCCGGTGTTGGCCTTGCGCGTCTTGAGTTCATCATCAACCGTATGATTGGTATTCATCCTAAGGCGCTACTTGAGTTCAATCAGCAAGATGCTGCGCTTCAGGAAGAAATTCACGAGATGATCGCGGGCTATTCATCCCCTGTTGAGTTCTATATTGCACGTCTCGTCGAAGGCATGGCGACTATCGCATCTGCTTTCTATCCGAAGAAAGTGATTATTCGTATGTCTGACTTTAAGTCGAACGAATACGCTAACTTGGTAGGTGGTGACAGATACGAGCCTGAAGAAGAGAACCCTATGTTGGGCTTCCGTGGTGCTAGTCGCTACATCTCTGACTCTTTCCGTGACTGTTTCGCACTGGAATGTGAAGCCATCAAGCGTGTCCGTAATGAGATGGGTCTGACTAACGTCGAGATCATGATCCCATTCGTTCGTACTCTAGGTGAAGCGGCTCAGGTGATTGAGCTACTGAAAGAGGAAGGTCTTGAGCGCGGTAAAGATGGTCTTCGCGTCATCATGATGTGTGAACTGCCTTCTAATGCATTGCTTGCGGAGCAGTTCCTTGAGTACTTCGATGGTTTCTCTATCGGATCTAACGATTTGACTCAGCTGACGCTAGGTCTGGATCGCGACTCTGGTATCATCAGCCACCTGTTTGATGAGCGTAACGAAGCGGTTAAAATCCTGCTAGCTATGGCCATTAAAGCGGCTAAGGCTAAGGGTGCATATGTTGGCATTTGTGGTCAGGGACCTTCAGATCATGCAGATTTCGCAGCCTGGTTAGTTGAGCAAGGCATAGATACCGTATCACTGAATCCAGATACTGTAATTGATACCTGGTTATACTTGGGTAAAGAAAACAGTTAA
- a CDS encoding FAD-binding and (Fe-S)-binding domain-containing protein: protein MLPNAKLPKLSHENTLEPEYLAFLIALEQSEFSGDIDKRYSARLAQATDNSVYQFLPQAVLYPRNQQDVSLALELASRKEFDTVVFSARGGGTGTNGQSLTHGFILDLSRYLNSVLEINAEEGWVRVEAGVVKDALNDALREHGFFFSPDLSTSNRATMGGMINTDASGAGSLVYGKTSDHVLELSSVLYDGSILNTYAIKREEVKNVTGITNNPLGQQLIAKIADMCSDNRGEIEIRFPKLNRFLTGYDLKNVWNDELTEFNLSRILTGSEGTLAVITEAKLDITPLPDVRMMVNIKYDSFESALRHAPELVKANATVVETVDSKVLNLAQQDIIWHSVSELIKDVPGSRIDGLNMVEFAGEREDVEARVSTLISSLDTQLAAGSCGLLGYQQTSDKASINMIYAMRKKAVGLLGAMKGRRKPIAFAEDTAVPPEKLADFIMEFRALLDSHKLQYGMFGHVDAGVLHVRPALDMCDINDEKLLKQVSDQVAELTLKYGGLMWGEHGKGVRGEYGPAVFGEHLYGLLEEVKGLFDPHNKLNPGKLVAPKGAGTLIYNVDSAKRGSLDRQIPIQTRDAFPDVMNCNGNGLCFNYSSYSPMCPSFKATGDRVQSPKGRAGLMREWLRLLEKEGVDVVELAKQKPQGLLQRAQNSLKAKSEYDYSHEVMESLKGCLACKACASQCPVKVDVPKFRAQFFNIYYQRYLRPAKDYLVVGIEDSLPLMAIAPRLTNAVAQNGVSQWVIKKSLGYVDAPALSVPTLKQKLDGHGCRGYDLEALEAISDDERHQYVLVVQDPFNSFYEADTVYHFIKLIEKMGLKPVLLPYKPNGKPIHIKGFLDKFAKTAQSSADFLTKLHALNMPMVGVDPAMVLCYRDEYREVLGDARGDFEVKLSSEWLLEAIKSMPAVTEQVNQTGFTWFSHCTESTAKPSTGAEWKTIFSHFGAKLETVSLGCCGMAGTYGHELENKERSKSLYEMSWEKAMEAVPQEQVLVSGYSCRSQVKRFGGFKPRHPVQALLNLL, encoded by the coding sequence ATGTTACCTAACGCTAAGCTGCCTAAGTTATCCCATGAAAATACCCTTGAGCCTGAATACCTTGCCTTCTTAATCGCGCTCGAACAAAGTGAATTCAGCGGTGACATAGACAAGCGTTACAGTGCACGCTTAGCTCAGGCAACGGATAACTCAGTCTATCAATTTCTGCCACAGGCTGTCTTATACCCAAGGAATCAACAAGATGTGTCTCTTGCCCTTGAACTAGCTTCACGAAAAGAGTTCGATACTGTGGTCTTCAGTGCTCGCGGCGGTGGCACAGGCACCAATGGCCAGTCACTGACTCATGGTTTTATCTTAGATCTTTCTCGTTACCTCAATAGCGTGCTGGAGATCAACGCCGAGGAAGGGTGGGTGAGAGTTGAGGCCGGTGTGGTCAAGGATGCTCTCAACGATGCGCTGAGGGAGCACGGCTTCTTCTTCAGTCCGGATCTGTCGACATCGAACCGCGCAACCATGGGAGGCATGATAAATACAGACGCTTCAGGGGCGGGCTCTCTGGTCTATGGCAAGACTTCCGATCATGTACTCGAGCTATCCAGCGTATTATATGATGGCAGCATATTGAATACTTATGCAATTAAGCGTGAAGAAGTGAAAAATGTCACCGGAATCACCAATAATCCATTAGGTCAGCAATTAATCGCTAAGATTGCCGATATGTGCAGTGACAATCGTGGTGAGATCGAAATACGTTTTCCTAAGCTCAATCGATTTCTCACCGGATATGATCTGAAAAATGTCTGGAATGATGAGTTAACCGAATTTAACCTGTCGCGTATTTTAACTGGCTCCGAAGGCACTTTAGCGGTGATCACTGAGGCTAAATTAGATATCACGCCTCTGCCTGATGTACGTATGATGGTCAACATCAAATATGACTCATTCGAGTCTGCGCTGCGCCATGCCCCCGAGCTGGTCAAAGCCAACGCTACAGTAGTTGAAACTGTCGATTCTAAGGTTCTCAATTTAGCGCAACAAGATATTATCTGGCACTCTGTCTCTGAGCTGATTAAAGATGTGCCTGGCAGTCGTATCGATGGCTTGAACATGGTGGAGTTTGCCGGTGAAAGAGAGGACGTTGAAGCGAGAGTATCGACACTTATTTCCAGTCTGGATACTCAGCTTGCGGCAGGTTCTTGTGGTTTACTGGGTTATCAGCAGACAAGCGATAAAGCCAGTATCAATATGATCTACGCCATGCGTAAGAAGGCGGTTGGTTTGCTAGGGGCGATGAAGGGGCGGCGTAAGCCCATAGCCTTTGCCGAAGATACCGCGGTGCCGCCGGAGAAGCTAGCCGACTTTATTATGGAGTTTAGGGCCTTGCTCGACAGCCATAAATTACAATATGGCATGTTTGGTCATGTGGATGCGGGGGTATTGCATGTGAGGCCAGCGCTGGACATGTGTGATATCAATGACGAAAAATTGTTGAAGCAAGTTTCCGATCAAGTCGCTGAATTGACCCTTAAATATGGCGGCTTGATGTGGGGAGAGCACGGTAAAGGGGTGCGCGGTGAGTATGGCCCCGCGGTATTTGGTGAACATCTGTATGGCCTGCTCGAAGAGGTGAAGGGCTTGTTCGATCCCCATAATAAGCTCAATCCGGGCAAGCTGGTGGCGCCCAAAGGTGCTGGTACATTAATCTACAATGTCGATAGTGCCAAACGTGGCAGCTTAGATCGACAGATCCCAATACAGACCCGAGATGCATTCCCCGATGTGATGAACTGTAATGGTAATGGCCTGTGTTTTAACTACAGCAGCTATTCACCCATGTGTCCCTCATTTAAGGCCACAGGTGACAGAGTTCAATCGCCGAAGGGTCGTGCGGGCTTGATGCGAGAGTGGCTGCGTCTGCTCGAAAAAGAAGGTGTGGATGTTGTAGAGCTTGCTAAACAAAAGCCTCAGGGTTTGCTGCAAAGGGCTCAAAATAGCTTAAAAGCCAAGAGTGAGTATGACTATTCTCATGAAGTCATGGAGTCTTTGAAGGGCTGTTTAGCCTGTAAGGCCTGTGCATCTCAGTGTCCGGTTAAGGTCGATGTGCCTAAGTTTAGGGCGCAATTTTTTAATATCTACTACCAGAGGTATCTACGTCCGGCAAAAGATTATCTAGTGGTCGGCATCGAAGATTCTCTACCCTTGATGGCTATCGCACCCAGATTGACAAACGCGGTGGCTCAAAACGGCGTCAGTCAATGGGTGATCAAGAAGTCTTTAGGCTATGTGGATGCGCCGGCTTTATCTGTGCCTACTCTTAAGCAGAAATTGGATGGTCATGGGTGTAGGGGTTACGATCTTGAGGCGCTGGAGGCTATTAGTGATGATGAACGTCATCAATATGTCTTGGTTGTACAGGACCCATTTAATAGCTTCTATGAGGCCGACACGGTTTATCATTTCATCAAGCTCATTGAGAAGATGGGGCTTAAGCCAGTGTTGTTGCCCTATAAACCTAATGGTAAGCCCATCCATATTAAAGGTTTCTTGGATAAATTTGCTAAGACGGCTCAATCCTCGGCAGATTTTTTGACCAAGTTGCACGCATTGAACATGCCCATGGTGGGGGTAGATCCTGCCATGGTGCTATGTTACCGCGATGAATATCGAGAAGTGTTAGGTGATGCCAGAGGAGATTTCGAGGTTAAGCTGTCCAGCGAGTGGCTGCTTGAGGCGATAAAATCCATGCCTGCGGTGACGGAGCAGGTTAATCAAACAGGCTTTACTTGGTTTAGTCACTGTACTGAATCAACCGCTAAGCCGAGTACTGGCGCCGAGTGGAAGACGATTTTTTCTCACTTTGGTGCCAAACTTGAAACTGTCAGTCTAGGGTGTTGCGGTATGGCTGGTACCTATGGTCATGAACTCGAAAACAAAGAACGTTCTAAATCCTTGTATGAGATGTCATGGGAGAAGGCTATGGAGGCGGTGCCTCAGGAGCAGGTTTTGGTGTCGGGTTACTCTTGTCGAAGTCAGGTGAAGCGTTTTGGTGGTTTCAAACCAAGGCATCCGGTGCAGGCTTTACTGAACTTACTTTAA